One stretch of Malus domestica chromosome 14, GDT2T_hap1 DNA includes these proteins:
- the LOC103454132 gene encoding uncharacterized protein At5g41620-like encodes MPRQNSNLGLDLMVPGKIRKRGCSSSASSSSSIIQNYRFKRAILVGKRGGSSTPVPTWKLMSSRSPTASALRAMDSPNYSQNGGARSKQQQPVSARKLAATLWEMNDMPSPRVKEGSDERRLRKMEARNRKARERERIARSAHSGSLPPHLSDPSHSPVSERMDRSGTGSFHRRASPISQRRLRLTDHHAGMLDSHGNGSLMEVETRSRAQTPTASTAGAKTRLKDVSNALTTSKELLKIINRVWGNEDRPSSSMALISALHAELERARLQVNQLIQEQRSDQNEINYLMKCFAEEKAAWKSKEHKVVEAAIEAVAGELEVEKRLRGRFESMNKKLGKELAETKASLVNTAKELEGEKRTREIMEQVCDELARDVTEDKDEAEEMKRESAKVRDEVEKEREMMLFADLLREERAQVKLSEAKHHLEEKNAAVDMLRSQLEAFMGSKATKEKGRSSTHLNDEEISAYLSRAHLGSRQDEERDEDEGEVEDGVECEEDSAESDLHSIELSMGNNSESYNLNHTSAATRDPRWAAPYVEEIKGSKCTSGKPPRRSTSLQRSISDGVEWGMQTERLQNSGDGIDWERFPELERQRQRQGKGCANEMQGHKSSRGIRDQMLSGSRLGPARVHASPTRQWGQPWPSRDPTGTFQDRPPSVQGSGSKSRLGEVRDEVQNGRRYKR; translated from the exons ATGCCGAGGCAGAACAGCAATTTGGGGTTGGATCTGATGGTCCCTGGAAAAATCCGGAAGCGGGGTTGTTCGTCGTCGGCGTCGTCGTCATCGTCGATCATCCAGAACTACAGATTCAAGCGGGCGATTCTGGTTGGGAAGAGGGGCGGATCCAGTACGCCCGTGCCCACTTGGAAGCTCATGAGCTCCAGGTCACCCACTGCCTCCGCATTGCGAGCCATGGACTCACCCAACTACTCCCAGAACGGCGGCGCCAGGTCTAAGCAGCAGCAGCCCGTGTCGGCGAGGAAGCTCGCCGCTACGCTCTGGGAAATGAACGACATGCCGTCTCCGAGAGTGAAAGAGGGGTCGGACGAGAGGCGGCTGAGGAAGATGGAGGCGCGTAATCGTAAGgccagagagagggagaggattGCGAGATCGGCTCACTCCGGTTCTCTGCCGCCCCATCTCTCCGATCCGTCTCATAGTCCCGTTTCCGAG AGGATGGATCGGTCTGGAACCGGTAGTTTCCATAGAAGGGCGTCGCCCATTTCGCAGAGGCGGCTCAGGCTCACAGACCATCATGCTGGAATGTTGGATTCTCATGGCAATGGTAGCTTAATGGAG GTTGAGACTAGATCACGAGCCCAGACGCCTACTGCTTCTACAGCCGGAGCCAAGACACGTTTGAAAGATGTTAGTAATGCTTTGACCACGTCTAAAGAGCTACTGAAAATTATCAACCGTGTTTGGGGTAATGAAGATCGACCTTCGTCAAGCATGGCCCTTATCTCAGCGTTACATGCTGAGCTGGAGAGGGCTCGTTTACAGGTCAATCAGCTGATCCAAGAACAACGCTCGGACCAGAATGAGATCAACTACCTTATGAAGTGTTTTGCTGAAGAAAAGGCAGCTTGGAAAAGCAAGGAGCATAAAGTTGTCGAGGCTGCCATTGAGGCTGTTGCAGGAGAACTTGAGGTAGAGAAGAGATTGAGAGGGAGGTTCGAAAGCATGAACAAGAAACTCGGGAAAGAACTGGCAGAGACAAAAGCCTCTCTTGTTAATACGGCAAAAGAACTTGAAGGTGAAAAGAGAACAAGAGAGATCATGGAACAAGTATGTGATGAATTAGCCAGGGATGTGACTGAAGATAAAGATGAAGCAGAGGAAATGAAGAGGGAATCTGCAAAAGTTCGTGATGAGGTTGAGAAGGAAAGGGAGATGATGCTGTTTGCTGACTTGTTGCGTGAGGAGAGAGCTCAAGTGAAACTCTCAGAGGCAAAACATCATCTTgaagagaagaatgcagccgtTGATATGTTGAGGAGTCAACTTGAAGCCTTCATGGGAAGTAAGGCAACCAAAGAAAAAGGACGCAGTTCTACTCATCTGAATGACGAAGAAATTTCTGCATATCTAAGTAGAGCTCATCTTGGTTCCCGTCAGGATGAAGAAAGAGATGAGGATGAAGGAGAAGTTGAAGACGGAGTAGAATGCGAAGAGGATTCTGCTGAAAGTGATCTTCATTCCATAGAGTTAAGTATGGGCAACAACAGCGAAAGCTACAACTTGAATCACACTTCAGCAGCCACTCGTGATCCAAGGTGGGCAGCACCTTATGTTGAAGAAATCAAAGGGAGCAAGTGTACTTCTGGGAAGCCACCGAGAAGAAGCACTTCTTTGCAAAGAAGTATATCAGATGGAGTGGAATGGGGCATGCAAACTGAAAGGCTCCAAAATTCAGGAGACGGGATAGATTGGGAGAGGTTTCCTGAACTGGAGAGGCAAAGGCAACGGCAAGGAAAAGGTTGTGCAAACGAAATGCAAGGACATAAATCATCAAGGGGTATTCGGGACCAAATGTTGTCTGGTTCTAGGCTTGGACCTGCTAGAGTTCATGCTAGTCCCACACGGCAATGGGGGCAGCCATGGCCTTCGAGGGATCCTACCGGTACATTTCAAGATAGGCCTCCCAGCGTGCAAGGCAGTGGTTCGAAGTCAAGATTGGGGGAAGTGAGAGATGAAGTCCAGAATGGCAGAAGGTATAAACGGTGA
- the LOC103454133 gene encoding uncharacterized protein — protein MVVWSYPPTRKQLAVTAFCFVTGVALFAVGAHLSLANVGPQQDRVKARRDFVKDRLRKLLDDD, from the coding sequence atgGTGGTGTGGTCCTACCCACCGACGCGGAAGCAGCTGGCCGTGACGGCGTTCTGTTTCGTAACGGGGGTGGCGCTCTTCGCCGTCGGAGCTCACCTATCGCTGGCAAACGTGGGCCCACAACAAGACCGGGTCAAGGCTCGAAGGGACTTCGTCAAAGACCGACTCAGAAAGCTCCTCGATGATGATTGA